ACACCGTCCATGAATACGCCTTCACCCTCAGGTGAAAGGTGTTCTTCCAAACGAAAAGAAGCCGGGACTCAACCGTGTCCCGGCTTCTTCTGTTGGTTTGAGATTGAATCCTAACTACAGATCCAGGGGCGGAATGTATTCACCCTTGGCGGCTTTCAGGACTTCGAGCCGCTTGCGTTGGGCGGCCATCTCGTCGAGCATCACCTTCGGCGTGTCGGCGACCGTGTCGTAGATCTTCGCCATGCGGTCGAGCGTGGCGAGCAATTCGGGGATGCGGACGGTGAACTGCTCGACGTAGTCCTTCTCGGTGTACTCTTTGTTTCGGACCTCCTTGAAGAGCCTCTTGAGGTCGTCGTACTTGGGGATCAGGCCGTAGCCGGCGTCGAGGGCCTCGACGTCGCCGTGGATTCGCCGCTCCATCCACTTGACCCAGACGGCCTTGTCGAGCATGCCGTTGAGGTACTTGCCGCCCTTTTTCAGGAAGTAGTTGGTCCCGAAGACCTTGGGCCGCTTGAGTCCGGCGGCGAACTCCAGGTTGTTTCGGAGGTATTTGCCGACGGACATGGACAGAAAGTCCATATTGCTCATCACGTTCCACTTGCGGACGCCCTGGGCGCCGGTGGTTGCGGCGGTGGTCTCCGATTCGAGCATGGCGCCCATCGTGCAGATGCCGTGCTCCCAGCTATAGGCCTCGCGCACGGGGACGTTGGTGTCGCTGTCGCGTCCGCCGTAGATGATCCCGCCGATGGGAAGGCCGTTGGGGTTGTCCCATTCGGGGTCCTTGTTCTTCAGGTCCTGCATGCGGACCGTATAGCGGGCGTTCTTGTGGCTGGGCGTGGTCTCCTCGCCGTCAGGGCCCTTGGTCCCTTCGGTCCAGTCGGTGCTGACATAGTTCATACCGCGAGTCGGGATTTCCTCACCCATGCCGAGCCAGTAGGGCTTGTTGTCTTTGACCAGGACGTTGCCGAAGATGACCTCGCCGGGATGGTGCAGGACGTCCCAGATCACCGGGTCGCCCTTGGCGTTGACGTCCTGGATGATGCCGAAGATGCCCGCCTCGATGTTGACGGCCCGGAACTGGCCGTCGATGACGCGGAAGTAAGCGAGGTCATCGCCGGCGATGGTTTCGCCCGGGATCATCGCGGTCGCGGTCTTGCCGCAGGCCGAGGGGTAGGCGCCGCACAGATAGGTCTTGCGTCCGCCGGGACCGTGCGCGCCCATGATGAACATGTGCTCGGCCAGCCAGCCCTCGCGGTCGGCCTTGCGAATGGCCAGACGCAGCGAGAGCTTCTTGAGGCCCACCGTATTGCCGGCGTACTGGGTGTTGACCGAGTAGACCGTGTTGTGCATGTAGTCGATGTAGACGCGGCTGCGCTCGATGTCCTTGCAGGTCATGCGTTCGGTGACCTTGCCGGTGCAGTGACGGAACCGGAAGAACTCGAACGGGCCGCGGGCGCTCTGTCGCTTGAATTCCTCGTAACCTTTGCGGTACAGCATGTCCTCGCTGTGGGTGACGTAGGCCGAGTCGGTGATCTGAAGACACGGGATCGCAAACACGCTGTTGACGGGGCCCAGGCAGAAGAATCGCACCAGCATGGTCCGCCCTTTGTACGCGCCGCGCTGAAGGTCTTCGATCTCGGCAAAGCCCTGGTCGCGGTCGATCTGCTTGAGCTTGGGGTCCAGCGTTTCGCTCTTGGGGACCAGGTACTTGGTGACCTCGGGATTGCGTCCCTGGTCATAGTAGCTGTCGAAATGGACGGTGTGGCCGGGAACGGCCAGGGGCAGCTCCTCCCTGTTGTCGATGGCCATTTGCCGGCAGCGTGCGGCGTCTGCCTCGTCGTCCGTCCCCACCCAGACCTTCTCCGGCTCGCACAGCTCGATGGCCCGGGCGACGAAGGCGTTCGCGTCTTCGTTCTTCAATGCCAGGAGTCTGCTCAGACTGACCTCGTCCATTTTGCTTTTCAGGATCGATTGTATATCCATTGATTCTCCTTCCTGCTGTTCCTGTAAGGGCCGCAACCTCAAACGGTGTTCCGGGGGTGCGACGCTGACGTCCGACGACAGGCGCAGACGGCAAATCGGCCGTTTGCGCCAACGGCTCTGTTCTGTGGCTCTGGGAGATCCTTGCGCGGATCGCGTTGTACTCGTTCACTTGCGACCGGAGCTGGAGCGTACTCGACCCAATGAACCAAAACAGAGTAACAACCCCTGTCGGGTTGTCAATCAACTTCTGTATGATTTTCCGCCTCGCCTTCTGGCCGGCTGAGTCTAAGTGATTTTAGAGCAAGCGTTTATCGGCAGTGTGGTTTCGGCCCTCTGCATCGGCCGATGCGGATGTTTTTCACCGGCGGTGGGGATGTCGGCGTTGAGACGCGGCGGTTTGACTGCGGTGAGACGGCATGCCCACAAAGTCCGGCGATGCTCGAAAAGGAAGTTGACACCCGCCGGGGACGGGCCCAGAATAGGCGGCACGTGTGCCTATGGACGGGTGCTTCGTCTTTGGCAGCCGGTCTTCCGGGATCGTCCTCACGGTGCGCAGGATGGTTCCGTTGCGCAGCCGAAATCTATGATTGGGAGGCAAGAGATGGCGTCAAACGACGGCGGCGGTGCCGCTTCCAAGCCGCAGCAACCTGTGATGCACATGAACCCCCGGATCGAGAAAGATCGGCAGATGATTCTCGATGCGAAGGCCAAGGGGCGGGGACCACTGCTGAAGGTGTTTATGAGGTTGTCCGGTCCTGGCTGGCTCCAGAGCGGCATCACGCTGGGCGGCGGCTCGCTGTCGTCCAGTCTGTATCTCGGCGTCCTCGTGGGCTTCAGCTTCATGTGGCTCCAGCCGCTGGCCATGATCCTCGGCGTCATCATGCTCTGTGCCATCGCCTACGTCACGCTCTCGACCGGCGAGCGGCCGCTGCGCGGGATCAACGAGCACGTCAGCCCGGTCCTCGGGTGGGGCTGGCTGCTGGCCTCGATGATGGCCAACCTCGTCTGGTCGCTGCCGCAGTTTGCCCTGGGCACGGCCGCCATTCGGCAGAACCTGCTGCCCGGGCTCATCGGCCCCGGAGTGATGGGGGAGATCCCAGGCAAGATGATCGCCGGGGCGCTCTTTCTCGTGATCGCCCTGACCGCGACGCTGACCTATAGCGCCGGCGGCAGGGGCGTGAAGGTCTTCGAGATCATGATCAAGGGCATCGTCAGCCTGATTGTGCTGTGCTTCATCGGCGTGGTGGTCAAGGTGAGCATGGACGGCAGGATCAACTGGGGCGAGATCGGCAGCGGCCTGATTCCCGATCTGAGCCTGTTCATGAAGCCGACCGACAAGATCATGCCGCACATCCAACTGGTCGGCGAGGGCTTCCGGTCCTTCTGGACCGATATGATCGTCGGCCAGCAGCGGGACGTGATGATCAGCGCCGCGGCCACGGCCGTCGGCATCAACATGACGTTCCTGCTGCCTTATTCGATGCTGCGGAAAGGCTGGGACAAGGACTTCCGCGGCCTGGCCATCTTCGATTTGTCCACGGGCCTATTCATCCCGTTCATCCTGGCGACGGGGTGTGTGGTCATCGCGGCCAGCAGCCAGTTTCACGCCCAGCCGGCCCAGGGTCTCGTGGCGAACGAACCGGGCGGCTTGGTGATCGAAGAGCCTGCCGCGAATCTGGTCGGGCCCTACAAGGGGCTTCTGGCCGACCGAGTTCGATATGAGATGGGGGTTGAGGCGTTCGACAAACTGACGCCGGAACAGGTGACGGCGGCCACCGAGGCGCTGCCCTGGGCCGACAAGCGCATGGCGGCCATCCTCGTCAAGCGCGACGCGTTCAACCTGGCCGAGACGCTGGCCCCGCTGACCGGTCCGGTGGTCGCTCAGTATGTCTTCGGGATCGGCGTCATCGGCATGGCGCTTAGCGCCGCGACGATGCTGATGACGATCAACGGTCTGTGCTTCTGTGAGTTGCTCAACAAGCCCGCGCGCGGCTGGCCGCAGCGGTTCGGCAGTCTGATGGTCTGCGTTGGGGCGCTGGGGCCGTTCTTCTGGAAGGATGCGGCGCCGTATCTGGCCGTGCCGACGTCCGTCTTCGCCATGGTCCTGCTGCCGATCGCCTACTTCGCGTTCTTCTTCCTGATGAACCAGGAGAGCTATCTGGGCAAGTACCGGCCCAGGGGCGGCAAACGCGTCCTGTGGAACGTGCTGATGGCCCTGGCGGCCGGCGCCGCGGCGTTCGGCAGCGTCTGGAGTCTGTGGTCGAGGCTCCAATGGATGGGGATCATCCTGTTGGTGGTCTTCATCGTCGTGGTTGTGGTCGTACGCTACGCCCGCGCCGACAAGAAGGGGTCCGCTGTGGCTTGAGCGACGAATCGTGACGGATGATGCGAGCCCGGGACAGACTGGTTCCGGGCTCGCTTGCTTTTGGGATGGTGCAGGTGGTCGGAGCGTTGCGGCGTCGGATGGGGGCGTAGGGTTCCGGGCCTGGTTTCAGAGTCAGGAGACTTGTCTATCTGGCGGGGACCATTTCGGCTTCCAGTTTGCCCTGCGCGATGCTGAAGTCCTTGAGGCGCACCCACTTGTCGTCCACCTTGAAGACCGGCTCGAACGATTCGCCGGCCAGCAAGGACGCGGCGACCTTGGCCCGGATGTCCTCGGTATCGACGGGCACGGTTTCGAGCCGTTCCTGATACATTCTCCTGGCCATCATTTTGGCCAGCAGCGTGATGGGCACCGCGCCGACCTCGACCTTGGCCACGTTCAGATCGAGCCGTCCCTCGTCATCGAGCTTGGGCTCCAACTCGATGGTGATGACGAATTCGGCCTTTTCGATATCGGCCGTCCCCATTAAGACGATGCGGCCGGGATGGAAGAGCACCGTGGGCGCTGCGAAGACGATGCCTCCGGTTTCGCGCGGCCACCGAAACTGCGCGATGGCCTCGTTGAGGGCCCGATCGAGCACCACGAGGTTGAAGGGGCGCCGGCTCTGCGCGCCATTGTAGAGCTGGGGGCCCAGTTCGTGGGACAGGTACGGATGAACGCGCTCGCCGTTCGCGCCGGTCAACACTTGAATCACCGGATTGTACCGGGCCGGCTTGTACAGCAGCAGCGCGAGGATGACCACGGCGACGGTCAGATCGATCAGCAGCCAGTAGAACAGCCGTCTGCGCTTCGACCCCTTGGTCTTCTCCTTGCCCTTGCCCTTCTCCGAGGCCGGCGCCGGAGCGGGTGCGGTGCGCTCAATATTGTCGCGGGCTACTGTCATGTTTTGTGCGATCCTGTGAAACCATCCGCCGGTGACAATCCTGTGGTGCCGTGGGCACCACGCCTGCCGACCCGGAAACCGTGTCATTCTCTGTTGGAAGACTCCGAGCGCGGGAAATAGTTTCCCACAAATGGACCCAGAAGCCGAATTCTGTCTTGCTCGATCCAGCCGGCGTGATTATAGTGGCTCGCACGTTGATGAAAAAGGTTTTTGTTGCCGGGTTCGCGTCAGGTCGGGTGCCCCAGTGCGGTGCGCATGAAATGAGGGGTGCAGATCCGGACGAGTGATGGCGACCTCTGGCATGTTTGGAAGGAAAGGTTTCTCAGACTATGGCGAGCCATTTTGCGGACCGGTTGTGCGAAGCTGTGCAGGCGAAGAAGACCTCATTGATCGTCGGGTTGGATCCCGTGTACAGCCGCCTGCCGGCAGCGATCACCAGCCACCGTCAGATGAATGACGAGTTCGACGCGGCCGCCGCCGTGGATGCGATCTTCGATTTTTGCACGCAGACGATGCGGATCGTGGCGCCGATGGTGCCCGCGATCAAGATCAACATTGCGTTTTTCGAGAAGTACCTCTGGGAAGGCCTGGAGACGTACTACGCCCTGATCAACGAGGCCAACGATCTCGGCCTGGAGATTATCGGCGACATCAAGCGCGGGGACGTCGGTCATACGGCGGAGGTCTACGCGTCGGCCCATCTTCAGAATCCCGAGTTGGCCGGTCTGGAAGATACGCTGGCGCCGGACGCGATCACCGTCAACGGGTATCCCGGCCTCGAGGGCATCGAGCCGTTCGCCCAGATGGCCGACTCGCAAGGCAAGGGTGTTTTCGTGCTGGTGCGCACGAGCAATGCCTCGGCGGCGGCGCTTCAGGATTTCACCGACGCCCAGGGCCAGGCCTTGTACGAGAAGATGGCCGAGATCGTCAACGAGATCGCAAACCAGCCCGGCCGGGTCGGCAGTTGCGGCTACAGCAACATCGGAATGGTGGTCGGCGGGACCGCTCCCGATGTGACGGCGGCGCTGCGAACGAAATACGACAAGATCTGGTTCCTGGTGCCCGGTTACGGCTCGCAGGGCGCGACGGCGGCCGATTGCCTGAGGTTCTGCAAGCCCGACGGCACCGGCGCGCTGATCAACGCCTCACGGGCGATCATCTATGCGTACGAGCGACCGAAGTACCGCGACCAGTTCGGCGACGACTGGAAGAAGTGCATCGAGCAGGCGGTTATCGACGCCAAGGTCGAGCTGGCCATGGCGATGCAGACCAAGCTGTAG
The Anaerobaca lacustris DNA segment above includes these coding regions:
- the pyrF gene encoding orotidine-5'-phosphate decarboxylase encodes the protein MASHFADRLCEAVQAKKTSLIVGLDPVYSRLPAAITSHRQMNDEFDAAAAVDAIFDFCTQTMRIVAPMVPAIKINIAFFEKYLWEGLETYYALINEANDLGLEIIGDIKRGDVGHTAEVYASAHLQNPELAGLEDTLAPDAITVNGYPGLEGIEPFAQMADSQGKGVFVLVRTSNASAAALQDFTDAQGQALYEKMAEIVNEIANQPGRVGSCGYSNIGMVVGGTAPDVTAALRTKYDKIWFLVPGYGSQGATAADCLRFCKPDGTGALINASRAIIYAYERPKYRDQFGDDWKKCIEQAVIDAKVELAMAMQTKL
- a CDS encoding phosphoenolpyruvate carboxykinase (GTP), producing the protein MDIQSILKSKMDEVSLSRLLALKNEDANAFVARAIELCEPEKVWVGTDDEADAARCRQMAIDNREELPLAVPGHTVHFDSYYDQGRNPEVTKYLVPKSETLDPKLKQIDRDQGFAEIEDLQRGAYKGRTMLVRFFCLGPVNSVFAIPCLQITDSAYVTHSEDMLYRKGYEEFKRQSARGPFEFFRFRHCTGKVTERMTCKDIERSRVYIDYMHNTVYSVNTQYAGNTVGLKKLSLRLAIRKADREGWLAEHMFIMGAHGPGGRKTYLCGAYPSACGKTATAMIPGETIAGDDLAYFRVIDGQFRAVNIEAGIFGIIQDVNAKGDPVIWDVLHHPGEVIFGNVLVKDNKPYWLGMGEEIPTRGMNYVSTDWTEGTKGPDGEETTPSHKNARYTVRMQDLKNKDPEWDNPNGLPIGGIIYGGRDSDTNVPVREAYSWEHGICTMGAMLESETTAATTGAQGVRKWNVMSNMDFLSMSVGKYLRNNLEFAAGLKRPKVFGTNYFLKKGGKYLNGMLDKAVWVKWMERRIHGDVEALDAGYGLIPKYDDLKRLFKEVRNKEYTEKDYVEQFTVRIPELLATLDRMAKIYDTVADTPKVMLDEMAAQRKRLEVLKAAKGEYIPPLDL
- a CDS encoding divalent metal cation transporter, with product MASNDGGGAASKPQQPVMHMNPRIEKDRQMILDAKAKGRGPLLKVFMRLSGPGWLQSGITLGGGSLSSSLYLGVLVGFSFMWLQPLAMILGVIMLCAIAYVTLSTGERPLRGINEHVSPVLGWGWLLASMMANLVWSLPQFALGTAAIRQNLLPGLIGPGVMGEIPGKMIAGALFLVIALTATLTYSAGGRGVKVFEIMIKGIVSLIVLCFIGVVVKVSMDGRINWGEIGSGLIPDLSLFMKPTDKIMPHIQLVGEGFRSFWTDMIVGQQRDVMISAAATAVGINMTFLLPYSMLRKGWDKDFRGLAIFDLSTGLFIPFILATGCVVIAASSQFHAQPAQGLVANEPGGLVIEEPAANLVGPYKGLLADRVRYEMGVEAFDKLTPEQVTAATEALPWADKRMAAILVKRDAFNLAETLAPLTGPVVAQYVFGIGVIGMALSAATMLMTINGLCFCELLNKPARGWPQRFGSLMVCVGALGPFFWKDAAPYLAVPTSVFAMVLLPIAYFAFFFLMNQESYLGKYRPRGGKRVLWNVLMALAAGAAAFGSVWSLWSRLQWMGIILLVVFIVVVVVVRYARADKKGSAVA